In Microbulbifer salipaludis, a genomic segment contains:
- a CDS encoding ATP-binding cassette domain-containing protein, with the protein MIRVENVCKSFAGKPVLQSLSFDVPDGKITALLGANGAGKTSCLRIICGLLQAESGRVLVGGIDPAVDPQAARRQLGVVGDREGLYERLTVAEYLKIFSQMQGLTGANLQDALASVREELELDALWDRRMGGFSQGERMKVSLARALVHRPPHLILDEPTRGLDVLAVRLLRKTLLRLRAAGTTILFSSHVMPEVAELSDTVLVMSAGRIVGCGTPEALGRTTGCESLEDSFVALAYGRQPAQPEVEPA; encoded by the coding sequence GTGATCCGAGTAGAAAATGTGTGTAAGTCCTTCGCCGGCAAGCCGGTGTTGCAGTCACTGAGTTTTGATGTGCCAGATGGCAAAATTACTGCGCTGCTGGGCGCAAACGGCGCCGGTAAAACCAGTTGCCTGCGCATCATCTGTGGTCTGCTGCAGGCCGAGTCCGGTCGCGTTCTGGTGGGGGGGATTGATCCCGCCGTGGACCCGCAGGCGGCGCGGCGTCAGCTCGGCGTTGTGGGCGACCGCGAGGGGTTGTACGAACGCCTCACAGTGGCGGAATACCTGAAGATTTTTTCACAGATGCAGGGGCTGACAGGGGCTAACCTGCAGGACGCCCTGGCTTCGGTGCGCGAGGAGCTGGAGCTGGATGCGCTGTGGGATCGCCGCATGGGCGGCTTTTCCCAGGGGGAGCGCATGAAGGTCTCCCTTGCCCGCGCCCTGGTGCACCGTCCACCACACCTGATACTGGATGAGCCCACTCGCGGGCTGGATGTGCTGGCGGTGCGGCTGCTGCGCAAGACCCTGCTGCGGCTGCGGGCGGCCGGCACCACGATCCTGTTTTCCAGCCACGTGATGCCAGAAGTGGCCGAGCTGTCGGATACGGTACTGGTCATGTCGGCGGGGCGCATCGTCGGCTGCGGTACACCGGAGGCGCTTGGCCGCACCACCGGGTGTGAATCACTGGAAGATAGTTTTGTCGCCCTGGCCTATGGCCGACAGCCGGCGCAACCGGAGGTGGAGCCCGCATGA
- the birA gene encoding bifunctional biotin--[acetyl-CoA-carboxylase] ligase/biotin operon repressor BirA, translated as MPEYKSAESKALAQLRPLLLLLADGAVHSGESLGERLGVSRAAVWKQLQKLEQLGVEVSSEKGRGYQLPGGLDLLDADAIGLGLSDQARMLIGDLDLYDLVDSTNARTLEALEAGRGHGKVVLAEQQSAGRGRRGRHWASPFASGVSLSVGWQFNGGVPLLEGLSLAVGVALARALARFDVPEVRLKWPNDVWCRGRKLAGVLLELSGDLTDRCAVVVGIGLNMRLPASAAETIEQPWIDLEAVRPGISRNALVAAMLNELLPMLDAYPESGFSRWRDAWLALDQFAGAEVCLQSARQRWCGVARGVDASGALLLDIDGEQQAFHGGEVSLRPASGH; from the coding sequence TTGCCTGAGTACAAATCGGCAGAAAGCAAAGCACTGGCACAGTTGCGTCCGCTGCTCCTGTTGCTGGCGGACGGCGCAGTCCATTCCGGTGAATCGCTCGGTGAGCGCCTGGGGGTGAGTCGCGCAGCCGTGTGGAAGCAGCTGCAGAAGCTGGAGCAGCTGGGGGTGGAAGTATCCTCTGAGAAAGGGCGTGGTTATCAACTGCCCGGTGGTCTCGACCTGCTGGATGCGGATGCCATCGGCTTGGGGTTGTCGGATCAGGCGCGCATGCTGATCGGCGACCTGGACTTGTATGACCTCGTTGACTCGACAAATGCGCGCACGCTGGAGGCGCTCGAAGCTGGCCGCGGCCATGGCAAGGTGGTGCTGGCGGAGCAGCAGAGTGCCGGGCGCGGGCGCCGCGGGCGGCATTGGGCCAGTCCATTTGCCAGTGGTGTGAGCCTCTCCGTCGGTTGGCAGTTCAACGGTGGGGTGCCGTTGCTGGAGGGTTTGAGCCTTGCGGTTGGCGTCGCACTGGCGCGGGCGCTGGCGCGCTTTGATGTGCCCGAAGTGCGCCTCAAGTGGCCCAATGACGTGTGGTGTCGCGGGCGCAAGCTGGCCGGTGTTCTGCTGGAGTTGAGCGGTGACCTCACGGATCGCTGTGCGGTGGTGGTGGGAATTGGCCTGAATATGCGGCTGCCGGCGTCCGCGGCAGAAACCATTGAGCAGCCCTGGATTGACCTGGAAGCCGTGCGGCCCGGTATCTCACGCAATGCGCTGGTGGCGGCAATGTTGAATGAACTGCTGCCGATGCTGGATGCGTACCCCGAGTCGGGGTTCTCCCGCTGGCGTGACGCGTGGCTGGCGCTGGACCAGTTTGCCGGTGCCGAGGTGTGCCTGCAGTCCGCCCGGCAGCGCTGGTGTGGTGTCGCGCGTGGGGTGGACGCGAGTGGCGCCCTGTTACTCGACATTGATGGCGAGCAACAGGCCTTTCATGGTGGTGAAGTGTCCCTGCGTCCGGCCAGTGGCCACTGA
- a CDS encoding type III pantothenate kinase, with amino-acid sequence MNILELDQGNTRAKWRLITDAGQDAIRVIERGVLGPGKWWLAETLPAAWRMHAPQRVRAANVAGAAVAEAICARLHGVLGLDVAFARVRAECGGVRCAYRDTSRLGVDRWLAVLAAFRRDPSPALVVDCGSAVTLDLLGAGGEHLGGYIVPGLGLMRRALYADTDAVKVAPPANVITSLAPGCDTAEAVNHGLPLMVLGAVERAYDDLAHRCAEEGSAAPRLLFCGGDGGALARWCDRPNVVVEDLVMEGLALTNP; translated from the coding sequence ATGAATATCCTCGAACTGGATCAGGGCAATACGCGCGCCAAGTGGCGATTGATTACCGACGCTGGTCAGGATGCCATCAGGGTCATCGAGCGCGGTGTGCTGGGGCCCGGCAAGTGGTGGCTGGCGGAAACTCTGCCCGCCGCGTGGCGGATGCATGCGCCGCAGCGGGTGCGGGCGGCCAATGTGGCTGGCGCGGCTGTAGCGGAGGCGATCTGCGCGCGTCTCCATGGCGTGCTGGGTCTGGATGTGGCATTCGCTCGCGTGCGTGCCGAGTGCGGCGGTGTGCGTTGCGCCTACCGGGACACTTCCCGGCTCGGTGTGGACCGCTGGCTGGCGGTACTCGCCGCGTTTCGCCGCGACCCGTCACCGGCCCTGGTGGTGGATTGCGGCAGCGCGGTGACCCTCGATCTGCTGGGCGCAGGTGGCGAACACCTGGGGGGCTACATTGTCCCGGGGCTCGGTTTGATGCGGCGGGCGCTCTACGCTGATACCGATGCGGTGAAAGTGGCGCCGCCGGCGAATGTGATTACGTCACTGGCGCCGGGGTGTGACACGGCCGAGGCGGTCAACCACGGTTTGCCATTGATGGTGCTCGGGGCCGTGGAGCGCGCCTATGACGACCTTGCCCACCGCTGTGCGGAGGAGGGGAGTGCTGCGCCGCGCTTGCTGTTCTGTGGGGGCGACGGGGGTGCGCTTGCCCGCTGGTGTGATCGCCCGAATGTGGTGGTTGAAGACCTGGTCATGGAGGGGTTGGCGCTTACCAACCCGTAG
- the alr gene encoding alanine racemase: MDESDCQVTREASEGLLIIDCAALVHNYRVLRRRLRAGSRCGAVVKADAYGLGVARVVPALYAAGCRDFFVATLAEGEAVRPLLPEDARIVLLTGVRPGFEHACAESGLVPVLVTTAQLQSWVEATARDGVAAPCALKLDSGMTRLGMEPAEFRQLLQQPSLLQSANVQLFLSHLACADDPHHLQNSQQLQRFSDACVALRKVCPQVETSFANSSGIYLGEPYHFDVARPGAALYGVNPTPDQPNPMRAVVRLRLPVLQVRQVERDCAVGYGATQQARAGSWLAVVRGGYADGVLRTQSGRGRGAAVIGGATSEPEQRVVVPMIGRVSMDSCVFDISALSEQQRGRLQAIELLNDELTVDHMGAAAGTIGYEILTSLGHRYGRCYL, translated from the coding sequence ATGGACGAGAGTGACTGCCAAGTGACCCGCGAAGCGAGTGAAGGTCTGCTGATCATCGATTGCGCTGCGCTGGTGCACAACTATCGAGTGTTGCGCCGGCGCCTGCGGGCTGGCAGTCGCTGTGGTGCGGTGGTCAAGGCGGATGCCTACGGCCTTGGTGTCGCCAGGGTGGTACCGGCGCTCTACGCTGCAGGATGCCGGGATTTTTTCGTTGCCACACTGGCCGAGGGGGAGGCTGTGCGGCCTCTGCTGCCTGAGGATGCGCGTATTGTGTTGCTGACCGGGGTGCGCCCCGGCTTTGAGCACGCCTGTGCTGAATCCGGGCTCGTGCCTGTGCTGGTGACCACCGCGCAGCTGCAGTCCTGGGTGGAGGCTACAGCGCGCGATGGCGTGGCGGCGCCCTGTGCGCTCAAACTGGATTCCGGTATGACCCGGCTGGGCATGGAACCCGCTGAATTTCGCCAGTTACTGCAACAGCCATCGTTGTTGCAGTCGGCGAACGTCCAGCTGTTTCTCAGTCATCTGGCCTGCGCGGATGACCCTCACCATCTGCAGAACTCGCAGCAGTTGCAGCGCTTTAGTGACGCCTGCGTCGCACTGCGCAAGGTATGTCCGCAGGTGGAAACCAGCTTCGCGAACTCTTCCGGGATTTATCTCGGTGAGCCCTACCATTTCGATGTGGCGCGACCGGGTGCGGCCCTGTACGGCGTCAATCCTACCCCGGACCAGCCCAACCCAATGCGCGCGGTGGTGCGGCTCCGCCTGCCGGTATTGCAGGTGCGACAGGTCGAGCGCGATTGCGCCGTAGGCTATGGCGCCACCCAGCAGGCTCGCGCCGGCAGTTGGCTGGCGGTGGTCCGCGGCGGTTATGCCGATGGTGTTTTGCGTACCCAGAGCGGGCGCGGGCGTGGCGCGGCGGTGATCGGCGGCGCGACCAGTGAGCCGGAACAGCGCGTGGTGGTGCCAATGATCGGTCGGGTCTCCATGGATAGCTGTGTGTTTGATATCAGCGCGTTGAGTGAGCAGCAGCGCGGGCGGCTGCAGGCCATCGAGTTGCTCAATGATGAGCTCACGGTCGACCACATGGGGGCCGCTGCCGGCACCATCGGCTACGAAATTCTAACCAGCCTCGGCCATCGCTACGGTCGTTGCTACCTGTGA
- a CDS encoding ABC transporter permease, with product MNYTSLMTNLGQMLPLLKKEFLEAWRDRRALLTAVSFSLLFPVMLAGGTVMVVKKQTEQTARVALIGAAEAPLLAEKLDSPLLEVEQRVEGEPTALLEQGFDLVLVVPEDFARRYQDFRAPRLYLYTDSSDTGARRAERLVQERLAAMQQLVVNQRLAARGVAPQLLAPWQLEMRDVSTPSMRGALILATVPGLLILTLFVASLATSVDTSAGERERLSLETLLVQPLPAWQVITAKMLAVASLGWLGSLLAVTALVLLMPFMPLAELGMQQATTLGGVITMGLVLLPLALLVAVLQILLALRSQSFKDAQTQLSIFQIAPLALLIMIDAAQIELADSWQLLPLIGQQQWLKGLLVGTAVSPAWMLAGSLVTFVLVVAAVMFGARALRRETLFSAA from the coding sequence ATGAATTACACTTCGTTGATGACAAACCTGGGGCAGATGTTGCCCCTGTTGAAAAAAGAGTTTCTGGAAGCCTGGCGCGATCGGCGTGCGCTGTTGACCGCGGTGAGCTTTTCTCTGCTGTTTCCGGTGATGCTGGCCGGCGGGACAGTGATGGTGGTCAAGAAGCAGACCGAACAAACTGCCCGTGTCGCCCTGATCGGTGCCGCGGAGGCACCGCTACTGGCAGAAAAACTGGACTCGCCGTTGCTGGAAGTGGAGCAGCGTGTCGAGGGGGAACCGACGGCATTGCTGGAGCAGGGTTTTGATCTGGTACTGGTGGTGCCGGAAGATTTTGCCCGGCGTTATCAGGATTTCCGTGCCCCGCGGCTTTACCTGTATACAGACAGCTCGGACACTGGCGCCAGGCGCGCCGAGCGCCTGGTGCAGGAGCGTCTGGCGGCCATGCAGCAGCTGGTGGTGAACCAGCGGCTGGCCGCGCGCGGTGTGGCGCCGCAACTGCTGGCCCCGTGGCAGCTGGAAATGCGCGACGTGAGCACGCCGTCTATGCGTGGTGCGCTGATTCTTGCCACGGTGCCGGGCCTGCTGATTCTGACGCTATTTGTGGCCAGCCTGGCCACCTCCGTAGACACCTCCGCCGGTGAGCGGGAGCGGCTCAGCCTGGAGACCCTACTGGTGCAGCCGCTGCCCGCATGGCAGGTGATCACGGCGAAGATGCTGGCGGTGGCCAGTCTCGGCTGGCTCGGTTCGCTGCTGGCGGTCACGGCGCTGGTGCTGTTGATGCCGTTCATGCCGCTGGCGGAACTTGGTATGCAGCAGGCCACTACGCTGGGTGGTGTGATCACCATGGGGCTGGTATTGCTGCCGCTGGCACTGCTGGTGGCAGTGCTGCAGATTCTGTTGGCGCTACGCTCGCAGTCGTTCAAAGACGCGCAGACGCAGCTCAGTATTTTCCAGATAGCGCCCCTGGCGTTACTGATCATGATCGATGCCGCGCAGATCGAGCTGGCCGATAGCTGGCAGCTGCTGCCGCTGATCGGCCAGCAGCAGTGGCTCAAGGGCTTGCTGGTCGGGACCGCGGTATCGCCTGCATGGATGCTCGCCGGGTCACTGGTTACCTTCGTGCTGGTCGTCGCCGCGGTGATGTTCGGCGCCCGCGCGCTGCGCCGTGAAACCCTGTTTTCTGCGGCATGA
- a CDS encoding alpha/beta hydrolase, giving the protein MRCYQVPVAGDAELSVMVAPAVSGGQREPLYMLAGGPGQAASQLAKLLNPLRKLNRERDIVFVDRRGAGYSNPFDCGMDEDMPVQLQDFVEQLASCYQAHPERPKTLNSRQTVEDLEAVRKVLKHRRISLWGGSWGTRTALLYQQWYPESLQSLVLDGVAPIDTKVFLTAQAAEASLQQLVEACAVDPVCANFGDWRGELDALLTQWTPEQAARFPDPFTGVPGEEPVEAWMLASAVRTALYDPGAAAQLPFAVHEARRGNLLPLSGIFGLFAQLEGSMSMGLTFSVACAEEMHRVSADEIASDSAGTFIGEAFVRTFIEGCRRWPVAPRPYAEPEPRDHPVLLISGSADPITPPVYADTQLGYLPHTQHLVVAGGGHINSARGCIPDLIRTFLDTPDTALDASCVADIERPPFMAAAYGPDIARPARVVEQGGEEQ; this is encoded by the coding sequence TTGCGCTGTTATCAGGTCCCGGTTGCGGGTGATGCCGAGCTCTCGGTGATGGTGGCCCCGGCGGTCAGCGGTGGCCAGCGTGAGCCCCTGTACATGCTCGCAGGGGGCCCTGGGCAGGCGGCCAGTCAGTTGGCAAAGCTGCTGAACCCCCTGCGCAAGCTCAATCGTGAGCGGGATATTGTGTTCGTAGATCGCCGGGGTGCTGGCTATTCCAACCCGTTCGACTGCGGTATGGACGAAGATATGCCAGTGCAGCTGCAGGACTTTGTCGAGCAGCTGGCCAGCTGTTACCAGGCGCACCCGGAGCGTCCCAAAACCCTCAACAGCCGTCAAACAGTGGAAGACCTGGAAGCGGTGCGCAAGGTGCTGAAGCACCGCCGCATCTCCCTGTGGGGCGGTTCCTGGGGTACGCGCACCGCGCTGTTGTATCAGCAGTGGTATCCGGAGTCTCTACAGAGCCTGGTGCTGGATGGTGTGGCTCCCATCGACACCAAAGTATTCCTGACCGCGCAGGCGGCAGAGGCATCGCTGCAGCAACTGGTGGAGGCCTGTGCGGTCGATCCGGTCTGCGCCAATTTCGGTGACTGGCGCGGCGAGCTCGACGCGTTGCTCACGCAGTGGACGCCAGAGCAGGCCGCGCGCTTCCCGGATCCGTTTACCGGGGTTCCGGGCGAGGAGCCCGTCGAGGCCTGGATGCTGGCCAGCGCGGTGCGCACAGCACTGTACGATCCCGGGGCGGCTGCGCAGTTACCTTTTGCGGTACATGAAGCGCGCCGCGGCAATCTGTTGCCGTTGTCGGGTATCTTTGGCCTGTTTGCCCAGCTCGAAGGCAGCATGTCTATGGGGCTCACGTTCTCGGTTGCCTGTGCGGAGGAGATGCACCGGGTGTCTGCGGATGAGATTGCCTCAGACAGTGCCGGGACCTTTATCGGTGAGGCCTTCGTGCGCACCTTTATTGAGGGCTGCAGGCGCTGGCCGGTGGCGCCGCGCCCCTATGCCGAACCCGAGCCGCGGGATCACCCGGTGCTGCTGATTTCTGGCAGCGCCGACCCGATCACGCCGCCCGTCTATGCCGATACCCAGCTGGGCTACCTGCCGCACACGCAGCATCTGGTGGTTGCCGGGGGAGGGCATATCAACTCGGCGCGCGGCTGTATTCCAGACCTGATCCGCACCTTTCTCGATACACCGGACACCGCACTGGATGCATCCTGTGTGGCGGACATCGAGCGGCCGCCGTTTATGGCCGCCGCTTACGGGCCGGACATTGCCCGGCCGGCGCGCGTGGTGGAGCAAGGAGGAGAAGAGCAGTGA
- a CDS encoding SPOR domain-containing protein, which translates to MRWTFILLVLANIGLLAWFMSSGDPAPVRVAPAAQDERAASITLLSEADPASLVDADEAPASPEVSEPPPPSNETASATGGLCTLVGPFELAYQGEDVAQRLQALQLEASLEEIEMQGQMRYWVFLAPLNSSQEAFRKLRELQAAGIDSYVIPKGSLENGISFGIFSEIERAESLKKDLNRRGFAAEFREEPQTYLERWVVLGVSDGGRLEDAVAEGFWDQLQRDYPDVERRQNLCSEIRRGSEE; encoded by the coding sequence ATGCGTTGGACTTTTATTTTATTGGTACTGGCTAACATCGGGCTCCTGGCCTGGTTTATGTCGAGTGGCGACCCTGCTCCGGTGCGGGTTGCCCCCGCCGCTCAGGACGAGCGTGCCGCCAGTATCACATTGCTGAGCGAAGCGGATCCCGCATCGCTGGTCGACGCCGACGAAGCGCCAGCGTCGCCGGAAGTTTCCGAGCCGCCCCCGCCCTCCAATGAAACGGCTTCCGCGACCGGCGGGTTGTGTACGCTGGTGGGCCCCTTTGAGCTCGCCTACCAGGGAGAAGACGTGGCGCAGCGCCTGCAGGCACTGCAACTTGAGGCGTCCCTGGAAGAAATAGAGATGCAGGGGCAAATGCGCTACTGGGTTTTCCTTGCGCCGTTAAACTCATCGCAGGAGGCGTTTCGCAAGTTGCGGGAATTGCAGGCGGCGGGGATCGACAGCTATGTGATCCCCAAGGGGTCCCTGGAGAATGGGATATCCTTTGGTATCTTCTCCGAGATCGAGCGTGCCGAGTCGCTCAAGAAAGATTTGAATCGGCGCGGATTTGCCGCCGAGTTTCGCGAGGAGCCACAAACCTACCTCGAGCGCTGGGTGGTTCTCGGCGTCTCGGATGGCGGGCGCCTGGAGGATGCGGTGGCGGAGGGTTTCTGGGATCAGTTACAGCGGGATTACCCCGATGTCGAGCGCCGCCAGAACCTGTGCAGCGAGATTCGTCGCGGTTCTGAAGAGTAA
- a CDS encoding aldo/keto reductase has product MQRITSSLAPELSLSRIAFGLWRLTDWGYTPAERLSLFEQMLDLGVTTFDLADIYGDYRCEQFFGEALKLKPQLRERMEIVSKCSIRLAGEASGARINHYDTDASHVRAAVETSLRDMGVEQMDLLLLHRPDPLMDADKLAAVLEKLVQEGKVKHLAVSNFLPQQFDLLQSRLSLPLVANQIEVSLLHSVPMFDGQLDHCQQHRVVPMAWSPFAGGRLFTGNDEDALRVQAELRRVCESHGLAPEVGAMQLALAWLLKHPSKMVPVLGSGNPERLVAALAALEMELDREVWFELLRAGRGRDVD; this is encoded by the coding sequence ATGCAACGCATCACTTCCTCGCTCGCCCCCGAACTGTCGCTTTCGCGCATTGCCTTTGGCCTGTGGCGATTGACCGACTGGGGCTACACCCCCGCCGAACGCCTGTCGCTGTTCGAGCAGATGCTGGACCTGGGTGTGACGACCTTTGATCTCGCAGACATTTATGGCGATTACCGCTGTGAGCAGTTTTTTGGCGAGGCCCTGAAGCTGAAGCCGCAGCTGCGCGAGCGTATGGAGATCGTCAGCAAGTGCAGTATTCGCCTTGCCGGTGAAGCGTCGGGTGCGCGCATCAATCACTACGATACCGATGCGAGTCACGTGCGCGCAGCAGTGGAAACCAGTCTGCGCGATATGGGTGTGGAGCAGATGGATTTGTTGCTGCTGCACCGCCCGGATCCGTTGATGGATGCGGATAAACTCGCGGCGGTTCTCGAAAAGCTGGTGCAGGAGGGCAAGGTAAAACACCTCGCGGTCTCCAATTTCCTCCCGCAGCAGTTTGACCTGCTGCAGTCGCGCCTGTCTCTGCCGCTGGTGGCGAACCAGATCGAAGTTTCCCTGCTGCACTCTGTGCCCATGTTCGACGGACAACTGGATCATTGCCAGCAGCACCGGGTGGTTCCCATGGCGTGGTCGCCGTTTGCCGGTGGTCGCTTGTTCACCGGCAACGACGAGGATGCGTTGCGGGTGCAGGCGGAATTGCGTCGTGTGTGTGAGTCTCACGGGCTGGCCCCCGAAGTGGGCGCTATGCAATTGGCATTGGCGTGGCTGTTGAAGCACCCTTCAAAGATGGTTCCGGTTCTGGGGAGTGGTAATCCCGAGCGGTTGGTTGCTGCACTGGCGGCGCTGGAAATGGAATTGGATCGGGAGGTGTGGTTTGAATTGTTACGCGCTGGTCGCGGGCGGGATGTGGATTAA